CCAATGACTAAAGAGCAAAAGACACTCAACTCAAAGGATTTAAATCTAGGTTTTTAGAGGTGCAATTGCAACAATTGAGAAGTTTCAAAGTCAATTGAGGGTGTGTGCGCGTTGAAATTGGAAAAACAGGgaccaaatcaaaatttataaaatcccaattaaaaatctctaatttttaGGTTGCATATGACTTGTCActtgtttttaatgaagaaaCTGAGTGGCACGTTGCTTATCTCTGTTTATCAATTTCTTCAACAGACAAAAGATAATTAGGTTGTCACTTTCAGGTGAATGAATATAATATTCCTGATCATTTCAGGGGCTTCAACCACCACCATTTGAAAGAGAAGATTCCCATTTACAAGgctatgtcatttttttttttttttatgtttgtgccCCACCAaccacatggtttttgtttcttattaaattaaaaactcatgataatatgttttatatatatatatatatatgtgtgtgtgtgtgtgtgtggaattatactataatttttttttaatggagtttaaattatttattttctaacaaaaattaatgttatataattaaataaaaaaatttaaagctccCTGTAAcctgagataaaaaaaattcttaatatacatttttatttcaaattcttgactcaatgtttgattaaaatcaataaaacacatatttttaatttaatttattaaataaacatattGATGGGTCatggttttctaaaaaaacttcCTCATTTAAAAGTCATAACACGAAAGTCACAACTCAAAATGGGGTTGTGTCTTTCTTGGCGTCCAACTTCACGTTGGGCCATGGCGTGCCCTCGCCTAACTCTAAGTTAGGCAGGGGCACATCCGTGTCTAGCTCTAATTTGGGTTGTAAGGCGTCACCGCCCAACTCCAAGTTGGGCGTAGGACGATTCCGCTCCCAACTTCATGTGAGGTCTGGACGCGTCCGCACCCAACTCCATATTGGGCCGAGACGCGTCCGCGCCCCACCCCACGCTGGGTCAGGGATGCATCCAAGCCCAACTCCATGCTGGGTCAGGGACGCAGCTGTGCCCAACCCCGTGTTGGCCATAGTGCATTGGCGCCTAACCATTCTTGGGTGCAATCACAAGTTGAACCCAACTCCTCTCAGGTTCAGTATATAGTTAAAAGGTAACTCCACACTGAGCCTCCCATACCTCAAACCTGAGCTAGTAATTATGATATCCATCACATCCTATTAAATACGAACAAACAATTCatgcttatattaattaaatgtgaTGACATAAACagtagaataatattattttaccattACGAGATTACATCTCTATCCTTTCTGCGTCGTATGAAACAGGTTAAGCCggataatataaaatgaagcaTAAATATACAGCAAAAAGGTTTGAAACCTTATACTCTAAGACATAAACACtatccttcttcttctctaacttctatattttcttctccttcttcttctctatcttcataaaaactcattaatatctttttaccaCATAAAAATACCTTGTACCGACTTGATTTTAGGAGGGTCCGCCATACACCTCCAGGGGTCTATAAGAGACATTGTGCAGGTATTTATTTAAGAGAAGATTAACATCTCCTGAAgagattcattaaaaaaaaagtcaacgcaGTCTTAAAATGAAGGATGTAAAACACGctgtatataaataatatatagttgcggtaaaaaaatatattgatggataaaaaaatgttatcaacGTTGGtagtttttaatgttaaaaaaaaaaaactgtaatttCTTCCCGCAGCTAGCAGGGAATCAAACGTGCTTTAAAAGTAAATTAGTTGAATAATCCCAGTTCCGATTCTGCAGGCCTCATCAGTGGCGTATTTCTTTCCTCACAAACATTATCTATGACTAATCAATACTTCTCTTAATATGATTTCCACTCTGTGcttcttattaattttatgttaatcATACCCTTAATCAACTAATATTAATAGCAGGAACAATCTTCAGGTTGGATGTCAATCAACAACAAATATCATGCGGTCCCCTAGCAAGCTAGATATGGAGCTAGAAGCATTTAGACAGCAATATGGAGCCAGCTGGAAGAGTGCTTGAGTTACATCTTTCCAGCCATTGCCAGAATAATATGGATGAAGACAAAGGATGTGGTCGACGATTTCTGATATTTTACACTTTTGTATAGATTATTCCTCGTATAAGCTATGATCCCTTCATTCTTGGAAAGCTACCCAGCTCAAAAACTGCCCTTGCAGTCCCAGACCTGCTATAGTCTGAGGGCCCAGGGTTAGTGGAGCGGTGCTCATGGATGACATTGAgacttgggggggggggggcgctttattgttttatatcgTGGTTGTTTTAATGGTGGTAtcgtgtgtttttttaaaggattatttttttacaaaaattaatttattttttgtgttatagattgttttgatgtggatgttaaaaatgaatttttaaaaatatatcaaaaaatattattttgatgtatttccaagcaaaatatattttaaaaaataaccgatATTATAATGTCTAACACTATATCGAtggttaaaatatatgtttgaatTCATTATGATGTTAGAAACTAAACACACAAGTATTTAACCTTGTCAATGTTTATCGATAATTGATTTAACATTCTTAAATTCTATATACATgatctttatatttataaaaaaaaaattacaaactctGACTATTATAATCTAATAAGAATTCTAATTAACTAGTTAAACAAGAATTCTAAGcgcaacccttttttttttttttatcaaggattCTTACTTAAATTAAGATTTCAACTAATATCGaatcatttctcttttaaaatgatatttttaaacactCGGTTTAGCAATAAGATACTCTTCTTTAAACAAGTTTTTCTGTAGCAATAAGACACCAATTAATTTTTTGCTCATCGCCCTAAGCTTTATTTCTtcaactatgatttttttaggtagATGAGAGTCTATTTTTGCCATTCCTTTCACTTTGGTGATCCTGATTTGATCAATCTTCATTAATTCGCCCCTGAAAATCTCCCACGCTGACCCATCAATATCTTTGACACCCCTTTGCTAAGGTTCATTAAGGGAGAAAAAGGCTGCTACATGTGTTGATGGCGTTGCTGCCGTGGGTGCTGCTGCTTTGtggtatttttattcaaaaatgaGTTGTTGTTGAGTTCTTTTCCTTGCCATCTTGCTCTACGTAAGTTACGCTACCAATTGTTGAAAAGTTTTGATATCAATTGCTAAAAGCATTAAGCACTTGTAGCAACTTTTTTATGATGTGAAAATCTATTGTTTGtgctttttctctttcttgatCACCTCTTTTTGTGAggtagaaaaacaattatgagaTGAAACTcgtaaaatttgttttttttttattttgttaattcaatatttgctcattaattaataaagaaatttgCAATTTATTAATAGagagtttattaatatctttagATTCTTCTATTGATcacataataaaattgaattttagtgCTAATGATCAatgaattttctaaataatGGTGATATTCTCTATATTATCGCAATAGATTCATATTTTGTTAACAATTTCTATTATTCGTGAAAAATAATCTATATCATAGACTCTTTTATATTCATTCTAagcaattcaaattttatttaaagtgtTTGAAGTTGTTGCCTCTTATTACTCTAGTTGTTACTTGGTACTTTTTGTTTTAATCGAATCCCAAATATCTTTGAAGGTTTCCCAAAATTGATCCTTCCATTGATTggaaaagataattattttccttaaaaatctTCAATTGTTGCCCTATATCTCTGTTTTTTTGCATATCTGTTATTATTGATTCTGATTGTGGTTCAAGAAATGATTTGCCAATGCTTTTTAAACCTTAAAGAATTCTCCATTGACATGCTCTAATAATCATGATCACCATCAAAGCGAGGAATGGCTGGTTGAACAAAGTTACCTAGCATGCACATTTCTTCCATTCTTCTGTCATGTAAGGGATTAATCAGTTTACATATGCCTCGGGGTTTGCAAGGAGTTTTCCAACCTTGCCATTTTTATAGCCAGTGATGCAGTACGAAATTTATTAGAACAGTCGCATCTTTCTGTACAGAAGAGAAAGTGACGGAACTTTACCACTAGTCTCGTGAAGGCCCCACGCAGACAGGAAAAAAGGCAATGGCTGGTAAGTGGGATGGGATTTCGACTATCTTTTTTCTTGCACTTATCTTCCTGTGCTACCGGTTTCTACACCGGATCCTGTCTTGTCGTCAGTTCTGGCGACACAGCTTTTTCTGAGGTATTTCGCGTAAGTCTCTTCCCTGCCTTGTAAGTCTTTTAAAGTTTCTGTTTAAACATTCGCCTAACTGATCAGCACACGAGAAGTAAAATGATTCCTTAAGTTCcgaattataaattatctcCTCCTTGTTGTTTCGCAGGTATTTTAAGATCTCACTATGACATCATTTAGGATGTCTCAAACAAGTATTCCCTTGGTCCTGATCTCATGAAAGCAAAGGATCTGTATTTGCAATTCTGGACTGAAACTCACAAAATAGACTCTAGTGAtgaacaatataaaattttaaagaagaaattgagtttcaacATGTCAGTTTCAAGTATCCCACAAAACCTGATGTCTAGATTTTCAGGGATCTATTTATATATGCTTGACAAGTATTTTATGATTCTAATTCAGGTTATAACACAAGATGGAATCAAGATCCAGAAGCCAGGAACCTTTGCTATTTAATGACACCATCCAAGCCAACATTGTTTCATCTGGAAAGGAAGGAAATGCTACGGAGGCAGAAATATTAGCAGCAGACTATAATAAGTTCTTGTCAGCATTTCTAAAGCTTATATTTGATTTAGTTGCATTTGTAAAGACATTAATTAGTTCATAAATGCTTATGGAAGTGATTGTTTGTGGGAAGTGCGGGGGAATGATCCAGTCATAAATCCCGAGACATCCAATTGTCAGGTGGACTGAAGCAACGAGTAGCGATAGCACGAGGAAAGGCCCAAAGATATTACTGCTAAATGAAGCAACTAGTGCTCTTGATGCAGAATCTGAACGAGTAGTTCAAGATGAATTGGACTAAGTTATTGTAAACACAACCACGGTAATGGGCCATCGATTATCCACAATTAAGATGCTGTTGAGATtacaagatataatttatattattttttaatatattcttacaaGTAAACTTGTATaaacttatattattttatatttaatttttattaattatgatgagATTTCAATTCATGATCATTTAGTCATTAAAgttaaaatatcatgttaaaaaattattttatctcaaaataattaagtttttaaataaattttcatgatttatattattttttaataatattataatggtGTTAAAAATAGTGTGATTGCAGGCATTACACTTTGATCAATAATATGGTGTCTATATATACTTCTTTGGTATCATTACATTAAAGTTCTTCTTCGTCGTGAATCAAACATTATATATTAATCATATTTAAAGCCTAAAAtcgagcaataaaaaaaatcttataaaagaGGGTAAATCTCTATAGAGAGAAGGTTgaagaatttgaaataaaagttaTGGGAGAGGGTTTAAATAAGCAAAAGAAACAGGTTTTATTCCGATATATATGGTGTTTATAATCAATTTAAGTAGATACCAAGAAACCCTAGCTAGTACTATCCTAGaaataaaaatcctaataaaatattattttcataataataataatgatgaacaTAACAACACTAACATcaacaacaatattaaaatccttgaaaacaataataaataagtaGCTCTACTTGTTTGAAACTCGGTTGCTTCTTTTCTAACTCAGTCACTTGATCAATCTACGATATGTTCTTCACAATTAAATGTTCTTCATGACAAGATCAATGCTTCATAATTTCTTTAAGAGAATTATTGtcacaagataaaataaatgtatgGTATATATAATAATACCTTTATTAGTTATGCATTTAGCTCTTATATTTTGATAGAAATATATATGGATGAAAAGccttgaaaatatatgaaaattttaattgagaattttgaagggttaaaggtaattaaaattaCCAATGAAGTGTTGGTCTACCGGTTAAGGTACTGCTATATCTCTTCAAGGGTGAGAACACAAATTCGATCCCCATGAAACGTACTTATTGGGAGAGGCAACTACAAACCCTGAACAGGACTAGTCTCACTCTTTAATAAGTTGTGAGGATAcccaaataagaataaaaaaaaattaaaattgattttaaaaattattgaagaaacacaccatatgttttaaaatttatcaaaaagcCCCTTTTAAAgccaattatatataatttgtcaCCACTGGCGGGGCATGGTGAGAGTGCGTGATGacattgacaaaaataaaaaaggaaagttgATGATAACGACTTATTTAACGAAGAAGACTATTAAATTAACTGGCtgagataaattttcaattttattatattatttaagttaaaaatagaGGGGCCAGAAGTACTTTTAACTTAATTTGGAAGTTGTatacaaaatgaaataataagtattatttttatttttaatatttatatatcaaaattatttaaaaatatcaaaagtttaataaaaaattcaaatttattaaaaaatatccttagaacgcaaaaaaaaaaacctcttgatTGAGAATATAGCAGTGGATTAATTCccagatcaaaattaaaaagacttcCTTGCTCGATGATTATATATGGCTTCAAGATGTAAACTCACTCGATAGGGTTTCCATCGTGCAAACAAATTAAAGTTAACTAAACCAAGTAATTAACAGTGATTAAAGGAGGGTTTAAGTACGCAAaacatcataaatattttttccatcttCTCTTCACCAGCCTCCAACCCCTCACATGATGGCCTTGGCGCGCATAAAGACCAACGCCAACAAGGAGAGGTCACAGAACGCTACACGTAGGATATTAAAGGGAAAAGCAGCTGCTTACATGCTCTATGTGGCGGGGAATCTGGAGCCCTAGCTTGAATTAATCCCAAACGAAGGCGTTGAATCACTAACACAGGAGTTTAAGAAATACAATATAATTAGCCAAGTGATAATGGATACCAGAAATCAACATTACATGCTTCCATACTTAATCTTACAGGTAATTAATATTGGAAGGTTTAAGCTTCTTGTGTGCCCTAAATATAAGCAGATCAAGCTACTGCAGGTATGTATGTATACGTCTTCTTACAACACTACATTATTTACACATCTTCAGTGGAAATAAAACAAGCTTGACCATTGATTGGAACGAGATAAATTCTTATTTCTGCCGACAGTAACCAGTCATTCTGGTTATGGTGCTCGAGCACATGTAGGCCATTATACCACGTCACATCCGCATGAAATACACGCCTTCACCCCCATTGGCGAATAGCGTCCTTGGATAGTTGCTAATCAACGTGCACCATATAATTGCGATGGGAGAGTTGAGTTACCTTTTCTCGTACCAGAACCAGGAGCCCATCTCTAAAAGTAGAGGTGAGGCCGGGAGAGAATCGTGGGGTACTGTGGCATGGAAACACTAATTTGAAGTGGAAACGTTGGAGCAGTGAGAGGCAGACACTCTTGATCTCCATCAAGGCCATGTCCTTGcccaaacacaccctaaatCCACCTTGGAATATTGGATACTTGTAAGGGTTTTCAGAGAAGAAGACGCCATCTCTTAACCACCTCTCTGGCTTGAATTCTAGGCAATCCGGACCCCATATCTCTTCCATCCTTCCCATTGCGTAGGGATGATATGTAACCCGAGTTCCTCTCTTCACAAAAGTCCCATCGGGCAAGACATCATCTTGCTGACAAAACTTTGAATCAAATTGGATAGGAGGGTAAAGTCTCATACTCTCGTGCACTGCTGCTTGCAAATAGTGAAGCTGTTGAATTTCCTCAAAACTTTTGGGCTCCTGATTCGGACCTAGAACTCTATCTGCCTCCACCTGGATTGCTGAACCGATCTCTGGGTGCTTCGCCAGTAACCAGAAGAAGCTGGTTAAAGCTGAAGCAACAGTGTCACGGCCTGCTAAGAGGAAACTTATGACAATATCTCTCAAGTATGTATCATCATCTACAGTACGCATAAACCGAGACAGAAGATCTTTATGAGTTGAAAACCCCTTTACACGCTTTTGCCTCATTACCTCTTGTGCTAAAATGTCGATGATCTTGATAGcctctttcattttcttctcagaACCGATATTCAACTTCCGCTTGATCTTCCACACAAGGGGAGACACAGCCATGGCTCTCTCGGCCGAAAATTTGGAAGCTAGGTCAAAAGCAACAGCGAATTCTGACATGGGTAAA
This window of the Populus trichocarpa isolate Nisqually-1 chromosome 13, P.trichocarpa_v4.1, whole genome shotgun sequence genome carries:
- the LOC7465617 gene encoding cytochrome P450 94C1, coding for MELESSWLLHALYAFCFILVFIIIVSPRFALFLYLLLLKLWCNCEICDAYLNLSWAKSFDNLCDWYAHLLKHSPTKTIPIHVLGNIITANPENIKYMLKTRFDNYPKGKPFSLILGDFLGRGIFNVDGDMWRFQKNMASLELDRLSIRSNAFEIVRCEIEKRLLPLLVSFSGKEDGILDLQDVFRRFSFDSICQFSFGLDPKCLQLSLPMSEFAVAFDLASKFSAERAMAVSPLVWKIKRKLNIGSEKKMKEAIKIIDILAQEVMRQKRVKGFSTHKDLLSRFMRTVDDDTYLRDIVISFLLAGRDTVASALTSFFWLLAKHPEIGSAIQVEADRVLGPNQEPKSFEEIQQLHYLQAAVHESMRLYPPIQFDSKFCQQDDVLPDGTFVKRGTRVTYHPYAMGRMEEIWGPDCLEFKPERWLRDGVFFSENPYKYPIFQGGFRVCLGKDMALMEIKSVCLSLLQRFHFKLVFPCHSTPRFSPGLTSTFRDGLLVLVREKVTQLSHRNYMVHVD